The Sphingopyxis sp. BE259 nucleotide sequence TATTTCGAGGCCGTGGCCGAGTTTGCGGTATTTCATGGGGTCTCTCCTGCGGGTTCGGCGTCTTCGATGCCATCGGCCGCAAATTTCGTGGCGGCGACGTCGCCGACGACGTTACCGAGGGTGCGGAAAATATCGGGGAAGGTTTCGACCGCGACCAGCAGCCCGAGCGGCGCGACGGGGACGCCCATCGACACGGCGATTGGCGCGATCGAGGTCACGAAGCTGATCGAACCGGGCAGGCTGACCGAGCTGAGCGCCGCAGCCATCGCCACCGCCAGCCCGACCGCCATCTCCCATGGGGTCAGCTCGACCCCGAACAGCCACGCGACATAGACGACCACTGCCAGGTTCATCGCCGGGCTGGTGAACCGGAACAGCGCGACCGCGAGTGGCAGCACGACGTCGGCCTTCTTCGGATCGACGCCGAGTTCTTCGGACGATTTGAGCATCGCGGGCAGGCTGGCGAGCGAGCTTTGGGTGCTGATCGCCACCGCCAGCGTCGGCACCATCGCACGGATGAAACGCGGTAACGATATGCCGACGACCAGCCAGGCGAGGGCCAAGCCGAGGATCAGGCAGCTGACCCCGATTCCCATCAGGATCAGAACATAATGGATCAGGCCGCCGAACGCCGCGATTCCTGCCTTGACCGCGAGCGCATAGCCGAGCGCGAAAACGCCGATCGGCGCGAGTGCGAGCACCCAGCCAATGACGATCAGCATCGCATCGCCCAGCGCCTTGAACAGCCCCGACAACGTCGCGCGCTGAACCGGTTCGAGCTTGGTGATCGCGAAGGCGAAGATGGTGGTGAACACGATCAGCGGCAGGATCGCGGTGTCGGCGGCGGCGGCGATCGGGTTGGTCGGGATCAGCGAGAGCAGGAAGTCGCCAAAGGTCGGCGATGGTCCCGCTTCGCTGGTGCCGCCAAGGCCGCTGCGCAGCGCGTCGGCGGCGCCGGTCGAGAGCGGAAACAGCCGCAGCAGCAGCGGCGTCATCAACAGCGACATCGACCCCGAAATGAAGATCGCGGCGAGGAAGGTCATCACCGCGCGCGCCGCGAGCTTACCCGCGCGCGCGGCGTCGGCGGTCGCGGTGATGCCGGTGATCAGCAACGCGACGACCAGCGGGACGATCGTCATCTTCAGCGCGTTGAGCCACAGCAGCCCGATCGGTTCGACAAAGGGCAGCGATGCGGTGCCCGCGTCGGGCGCGACCAGTTCGATGCCGATTCCCAGCAGCATCCCGGCGACCAGCGCCGAGAGGATGATCCATGCCGATTTCAAGCCATATTCTCCCGGCGATGTTTCTGGCCAGCTTGCCAAGCAAAAGAGGGTGACTTAGGGCCTTCCCGAAGCAGCCGGGCAGGCATTGGTCCCGTTCGGCTTAAGTAGCAGAGGTGGCATGCGCAAGTTTTTCGGAACCGACGGGATTCGCGGACTGACGAACCAGATCCCGATGACCGTCGAGGTCGCGATGCGCGTCGGCATGGCGGCGGGCGCCCATTTCTTGCGCGGCGACCACAAGCATCGCGTGGTGATCGGCAAGGACACGCGGCTGTCGGGCTATATGCTGGAAAATGCGCTGGTCGCCGGGTTCACCAGCGTCGGCATGGACGTGGTGCAGGTCGGGCCGATGCCGACCCCGGCGATCGCGATGCTGACCCGCTCGATGCGCGCCGACCTGGGCGTGATGCTGTCGGCGAGCCACAATCCCTTTTACGACAATGGCATCAAGCTGTTCGGCCCCGATGGCTATAAATTATCCGACGAGGATGAGGCGCAGATCGAACTGTTGCTCGCGCAGCAGCCGAAGCTGGCCGACCCGGCGCATATCGGGCGCGCCAAGCGGATCGAGGACGCGCGCGGTCGTTATATTCATGCTGTGAAACAGAGCCTGCCCGAATCGGTGCGGCTCGACGGGCTGCGGATCGTGCTCGATTGTGCCAACGGTGCCGCCTACAACAGCGCACCAACGGTGTTCTGGGAACTGGGCGCCGATGTGGTGGCGATCGGGACGACGCCGAATGGCACCAACATCAACGACAAATGCGGCTCGACTGCGCCCGCCCTGCTTCAGGAAACCGTGGTGGCAAGCGGCGCCGACATCGGCATCGCGCTCGACGGCGATGCCGACCGGCTGATCGTCGTCGATGAAAAGGGCAAGATTGTCGACGGCGACCAGATCATGGGGCTGATCGGGGCCAGCTGGGCGCGGCAGGGGCGGCTGAAAGGCGGCGGGGTCGTCGCGACGGTAATGTCGAACCTGGGACTTGAGCGTTTCCTGGAGAGTGAAGGATTGCGGGTCGAACGAACCAAGGTCGGCGATCGCTATGTGCTGGAACGGATGAAGGCAGGCGGCTTCAACGTCGGCGGCGAACAGTCGGGGCATATGATCCTGTCGGACTATGCGACGACCGGTGACGGCACATTGGCAGGCTTGCAGGTGCTGGCCGAGTTGGTCGCGGCGGACAAACCGGCGAGCGAGTTGCTGCATCAGTTCGACCCGGTGCCGCAGCTTTTGAAGAATGTCCGCTTCGCGGGTGGAGAACCGCTCGACGATAGCAAGGTTCAGGCGGCGATCGCCGAGGGCGAAGCGTTGCTCGCCGGGCGCGGGCGGCTGGTGATCCGCCCTTCGGGAACGGAGCCGCTGATCCGCGTGATGGCCGAAGGCGACGACGCCGGACAGGTCGAGCGCGTCGTCGACATGATTTGCGACGCGGTGCGTGAGGCGACCGCATAATCCGAAACTTCATCAGAACCGAAAGAGACTTATCATGCTTGAAATGCGACCCGATTGCGAAAAATGCGGCAAGGATTTGCCCGCGAACATGCACGGTGCCTTCATCTGTTCGATGGAGTGCACCTTTTGCGCCAATTGCGCCGACCGGCTGGACGAACAATGCCCCAATTGCGGTGGCGACCTGCTCGACCGGCCGCTGCGCGAAGGCGCGATCCTGGCGAAATACCCCGGCTCGACGGTACGGAAATACAAGGTTTGACGCCGCGCCCGCTTCGTCACCCCGGACTTGATCCGGGGTCCATGACGCCCGCGCGGCGAAGGATGCCGGATCAAGTCCGGCA carries:
- a CDS encoding dicarboxylate/amino acid:cation symporter, which produces MKSAWIILSALVAGMLLGIGIELVAPDAGTASLPFVEPIGLLWLNALKMTIVPLVVALLITGITATADAARAGKLAARAVMTFLAAIFISGSMSLLMTPLLLRLFPLSTGAADALRSGLGGTSEAGPSPTFGDFLLSLIPTNPIAAAADTAILPLIVFTTIFAFAITKLEPVQRATLSGLFKALGDAMLIVIGWVLALAPIGVFALGYALAVKAGIAAFGGLIHYVLILMGIGVSCLILGLALAWLVVGISLPRFIRAMVPTLAVAISTQSSLASLPAMLKSSEELGVDPKKADVVLPLAVALFRFTSPAMNLAVVVYVAWLFGVELTPWEMAVGLAVAMAAALSSVSLPGSISFVTSIAPIAVSMGVPVAPLGLLVAVETFPDIFRTLGNVVGDVAATKFAADGIEDAEPAGETP
- the glmM gene encoding phosphoglucosamine mutase, encoding MRKFFGTDGIRGLTNQIPMTVEVAMRVGMAAGAHFLRGDHKHRVVIGKDTRLSGYMLENALVAGFTSVGMDVVQVGPMPTPAIAMLTRSMRADLGVMLSASHNPFYDNGIKLFGPDGYKLSDEDEAQIELLLAQQPKLADPAHIGRAKRIEDARGRYIHAVKQSLPESVRLDGLRIVLDCANGAAYNSAPTVFWELGADVVAIGTTPNGTNINDKCGSTAPALLQETVVASGADIGIALDGDADRLIVVDEKGKIVDGDQIMGLIGASWARQGRLKGGGVVATVMSNLGLERFLESEGLRVERTKVGDRYVLERMKAGGFNVGGEQSGHMILSDYATTGDGTLAGLQVLAELVAADKPASELLHQFDPVPQLLKNVRFAGGEPLDDSKVQAAIAEGEALLAGRGRLVIRPSGTEPLIRVMAEGDDAGQVERVVDMICDAVREATA
- a CDS encoding DUF1272 domain-containing protein, with the protein product MLEMRPDCEKCGKDLPANMHGAFICSMECTFCANCADRLDEQCPNCGGDLLDRPLREGAILAKYPGSTVRKYKV